The genomic window TATTATAAAACTTATACTAAATTATCATCACACTTACTTTCatagtagaaaaataataattttagaatGTCATCTAATTAGAACCCATCCTCTTACCAAGTAAGCCTGTTTTGTaactgtattttaaaaataactaccGCATACTTTACTAAACTAGTTAACACTGACGGTTCATATCCTTATttctttcagttttttttttttacccactAGTGTACACTAACATTCAATGAAAATTTACTAGTCTGCCACATTACGGGTAGTTCAAAAAGGTGGTCTTTTGTCAGTGTAAAACTGTTTTACACTAACAATGTAAGTCCATTAAActcaaaaacataaaagaaagaaacttaCTGATCCTCGGAAGTAGAATTATTTGAACGATGAAGGATCCCTTTCTTATTATGTATAGGATTAATACACATCCTTGATGGCATAACAAAAGTTCTGCAATTACAAAAACCTTatgaacaaaatgaaaataagagaaaaaataaataaatttaaaaggcATTATGATTATACCTACGAAGATAGATGGCTTCTTCGAGAGCACACCTAAGACTGGATTCTTGGTGACCTAAACCCTCACAAGATCCACAATGTTTTCCAGGGCAATCAATTCGTGTACCCCAATACAAGTATTTCTCGTTGTTGTTGTGATTGTAAAAGTGAGTGTTGAATTGGGGTTTTGAAGAACCATTTGTGAATAGAAATGAAGTGAGTAAGAATAGAAACGCTATTACACCTAGTGTTGCGGTTAAGAGTATAATTCTGGATCTTAGTGGTTTTGGTTTCCCTTTTGAGATTCTGTTGTTAAATGCCATTGGATTGTATATTATGAGTAGCCTTTACCGTTGCTCATTGTGCAACGAAGGAGTGAATTTCAGAGAGTGCGGTGAGGCACGGCGGCGATATACGAACGAGATTCagagagtgtgtgtgtgtgtgtgtcagtGATGTAAATGAGAGGAGCAGAAAGAAGAGTATTCAATTCAACTATGGAAGAAATCCAAGGGacaaattctattttatttatactACTGCTAAActgtaattaatttatttttaggcTAAATTAAGTACTGCTCCGTCTCatataggcaaaaaaaaatattttcacacttattaagaaaagtaaaatatgataatttcaaggttgactttttgtgtgtttgttgaaataagtttcatgggaagatgtaaaaacagtttttattgattattgattacggggaaaagaagagagagagtaaattaagtaaaagtttatctttaaaatgataaaagttagtttttttttcttataatttgggacatgaaaaagtggttttttttttcttataatatgggacggagggggtatttagttttagtcccttaaaacaaaaacaaaaaaaacaaaaaattagtcCCTTAACTTAACTTAACTTATATaaaagtgtagttaatttttaaAGGAAAACCGCTTAGATTTCTTTGGTTTAAGAAGGAGTTCCTTATTAGACTATGTACAAtgggaaatggagaggatctcaactctGTACAATGGTGatattttttaccattttttttttttcactttttatacTCCACATCATCTTCTCTCTTTCATCTAATGATTCAACatatatttaacttttactCGTTACAAtggttttgtttaataaaattcaacACCCTACCCaccatttttatttcatattcttatttttcttttatgtttttgtttgtgattatactccctccggacacaaatataagcaaaaaaacacgtaaaattttggtcactattataagcaaaagttaactgtttttaaactaattaatactactattcctaatatattattatttaattctattttattttaggcatttatttcacttatacacttttcaaaatgggtaatatagtaaacttaactcatgttttacattaaatcaagaaaattaactacacttaactaaatttcttaaacaccgcataaacaattttttttgcttatatttatgtccggagggagtatatgttaATAAcaattatcgatttaaattaaattaaaataattaagagtTAAATAACtttttctaatttaataatttatctgactttattttttaattgtatatgcttaattaatttttttcatgcaAGTAATAAAGACGAGATATAGAGATAGTCattattaaaagaaataaaattacaaaaatttaagggtcatgctaaacagtgccccaggggcactagttaagcatactaaaaaaggaaacaaatgataaagttaataatgagagagaataacttttcacatcattaaaacattaaatgcacaatttacgagataaaacttctatatttgtatccttaactagtgccccgagggcactgtttagcattttccaaaatttAAATGGGTAATTACAAGAATTTTAGGTGTTAAGAGAGTTATTGTTGAAATCAATGTCACTAAAAAAAGATGTTTAGAAGTACAAACAAGAGTCtaaatagaaaaattagaaggaaaatgtcattttttttctgAGTctaaatcaaatgaaccaagtctctatttgtagactaaaaaaaaattatgaattttggtgaaaaaataaatttactataaaataattgaccccaaataattaaaatgaaataaaaatctaaaaatcatATCAACCAATAAGATTTTGCCAACTATTACATTGGTCCCCACTCCTTCTTCATTCAAGATGTTGAATCTTTTCAACCTCAAACAATCCACCTCACTTTCAAGGTTTCAACACTCCCTTCAACTCTCCACTACAACACTTTAAAAagtctataaaaataaaaaatagaaagttaatacattagatttttaaaaaaaacacaataaattatcaaatagaaatagaaagttaggataagaaaaatattttgttcatcttcttcaaattgcAAGTTCGAGTTTTTCTACTGTTTTTGTTCATCTTCCTCGATATCGTTTTCCTAATTTCGTGTACTATTTCATGCAGAAATCAACGATTGCGATTGAATCCACTCTTCGTGTACAATTTTGTGTAGAAATCGACGGCTGAAATTATTTCTTGAGTTCGGGGACTTACTTTGGTCTTCGTGTTATTTACATCATTTGTTAATataaccaaacaaacaaaaaatcaacTAAAAATTAACATCAGTTTCACTAATTTCACTTTGTTCATCTCCTTCccataattcttttttttttggtcaagttcTCCTTCCTAGGGGTGGGCATGATTCACATATTTAGTCTTCATTTTAGACTTTCTCTTCAATTCAATATCATTCACAATCCCTTCTACAATCTTTCAGGTAGAACATCACAAGATGAAAACTTACATTCCAGTTTCTCCAAAATAGTTTAGAACACAACATACAGAACAAAATATCTAAACTTAAGAAAAGTCATATGAGAAGACACAAAAACCACTTATAATATTATACACCATCACTTCACAACAAGACACAAAACCCAAACATCATTCATGAGGAGGATCACATATTTTACATTACATTGGTCACATTTTCATTGAGCCTAGCAGCTGCAGCAACAGAAGCAGCTACACCACCAGGAATAGCAGTAGCATCAGGATTGTTCCTCCTCTCTGCACTAGCCACCCCTGCAGCATCTTGTCTCGTCGCCGCCTTATCTGCCGGCAACTTCGCTGTTGCTCCGGACAGAACATCTCCCAGCTTAATCTTCTCCTCTTCACGAGGACAGTCAGCATTATAAGCCGCTGCTGATTGAGCCATTGAAGCCAACCCTCCCGGAGATATAACATTGCTCCCAGTAGCTCTCACCTCTGCAGCCTGTATAGCAGCAGCATCACTCTGTTCCACTGGTTTGTCACCCACCGTATGGGCTGTCGCCTCCAGTGCTTCACCTATGGTTAATGCACTCTCTCGAACCGCACCGGTTAACCCAGCCTGAACCGGAGTTGGTTCAACAAATTGTCCAACAaccttaaaattaaaatcatcaaaaaacatattaatttaGCAGAATACGAGgttaaaattcataaaaaaaaaaatgaaaaaaacaaaaaaacagagTCAGATACAGAACCTGTCCACCAACGGATTCAGTGATTATGCGTCGTCCTGGGACTTGAGTTTCAGTGACGGAGACGCCACGGTCGGCGGTGACATCTGTGACGTCTCGGTGACCGACGATTCCAGCTTGTTCATTCCGAGTGGCAGCGGATTGCATGACAGAAGCTACTCCTCCTGGTTGAGTATGACCCAAGATTCGGCTCTCGGCGCTCTGCATCATGGCAGCATCTTCCGGCGTAACGGGCTTCTGTGCAAGGTCGCCGGAGACAGGTAAAACGTCGCCGTATTTGATTGGGTCTTGGGGACGTTTTGGTTGTTCTTGGCTCATTTTTTCTTTGATTAgataatagatagatagaatgaaaaatggaaattttgttgaaaaattgTATCTAGCTTTGAGGATTTTGGATACTGAGTGCATTTAGGTGAAGAAGTATTAATAGTTGGCAATGGAGGTGGAAAAGGAAGAGTACGTGGTGAAATGTTACACGTGGCAGTAACAGAGTGATGGCAAGAGGGCGTGGCATGTTTGTTTGGAACCCACATAGCTCTCGTTTGCAAAATTAGATTTATAATATAGTATCAAGAAGAGTAaagaattattttgattttgatttgatccGTGTGAGTGATGACAAGGGGTGTTACATGTTTGTTTGTAGTTTTAAGGGTGTATAGCTGAGGTTGTTTACAGCAATTTTAGaattgttttaatttgaatCGTTTGATCTATTATATTAATGGCTGAGATCTAAAATTGTGaaaaaattatgtaattttatactATAGTAAATTGTAACATGGTGAGTGAATTGTGTTTCAATCGTTCGAGTCATATAACtcaaaatgtaaaatattttattagagtTTTAAAACTTAAGCaaagtatttttaaaaattcaacgGGTATGAAAAAACCTAAGGAGTGTAAAaagaaatttcattttaaaaaaaaatcaaactaaacTCGTTTAAGCCCAATAACAAAAAATCGTGTAcctattttatttaaattaggTTTTTCGAGTTTCATATTCTTCTAAATCTCTCATATCTTAAGGTTCGGCGGCGGCAGATCGTACTGCCTACTTCATTGTCATTCATCACTGCATTCTTTTGAAACTTTGACGAAGACGGTGTAGATATTCAACAACAATGTATATATGGAAGAAGATTATCGAGATATGGTGTAAGTATATGAAATTAAATAGTCCACCAGGTACGAGACTTATCCTTTTgtgatgatttatttattttttacacttgaattgttatattatttaaGAACTGATATTGCGATCCATGTCGTGTAAGATCTTTTTGGCATTGAAGTAACCTAGTTATTAtgtctaaaattttaaaatcatttgttgCGATTGAATGCTTTTGAATTCTTAAAATCTTTTGATTTATTACATTGGAATATAATGTGATTGTATTATCATGTCAATATATCCAATTTTTCGAGATGATTGAGTCCAACTTAACTTGACCTTAGTTTATATAAGTAAGATGTCCATATATTTGCTATTGATAGGTGCATGAATGGATTTTGTGGTTTGAGTATTTTACTctaacttaaaatattatagcTCCTAATGTTTTTAATTAGATACTCACATGATGTTATACCCTACTTTCAAAAGACGATTTTTGTCATCGTTGAAGTTTTAAACATTTTCCAATATTGATCAACGACGGACCATGGTTTGACCCAACTTTGATAAATTAGAAGCTAGGTTAGAAGCTAAGCGAGAGccttgacaacaaaaaaaaactaagcgAGAGCTAATTCTTCATTCCCACTGAAATATGAGGCCAACAATACTTTGGTGTGCAGGATAAGAAACATGATAGgataattgtatcatatcctgtcttaATCCAGCGTTTGGTGCGACAGTAGGATACGATAAGTTAAGCCTgaaacttatcatatcctgtttctcaagttaaaattcttatcctgaatttgagctaagttaccagcaggatatgataagaaaataatatattgataattttttttaaataaaatataaaatataaattagtaaaatataaaaataattaaataattaaatattaaatattaaatattaaataataaaataatttgatattaaatttaaaataaaataattaatttttaaatatataaacaattttctcgtaagggtaattttgtaatttatataatctaaaaaaatcaaaattctactaaaattacaatattttaaagtaaaataattattaaaaaatttcaaaaaagtgatattaatttaaattctataacaaattaaatataattcttttgcaatggtagttttattattacatatgagatatatcatatatttatttagcttatctaagaTATatgattgagttatttatttgataatgattcatataaaaaatttaagttgtttattttctcaagatgtttatttaaaatcatataaagttatttgattactaaaatttaaagtattacaaaataatttataaaaataataatttttttacaaggataattttatcatttaagtatgttatatattttatcatattattatgagagaATATGTATTAAAATCATGATAtgatagttatcatgtttgttatcctgtgtgcaccaaacgcATGATAGGATAACTCGGGATAACTGCTATCCTGCTTATAACCTATCCTATTTTTATCCTGctttatatcatatcctgtcatTATTCTTTCATGCGCACCAAACATGcctaattattttttgtcaaatagtctagtgactagaaattccacccttaaggtggatagGTGGGATGaccgggttcgaaccccgacctcctacatatataatgcaatgtccatgtcaactgagctaagctcacgtgACAACAAtactatttaattaaaaacacaaaattaacggcatcaagaacaacaaaaaatgaatcAGACTATGAACGGAGCAAAGGACAAATACCTGGAAGACCAGAAGAAATTCTCCAGCTGAATGAAGCGAATAAATCAGAAATATCAACTTTAGGGAACTTTTCTCTGACGCAGCGTTCAAAGGCAAGCTTACTAGCAAATCCGCCACGAAAAGAGGTCTGATTAGCAGGAGCAGAAAGACGACGATGAAGATATAAATAACGACCACGAAAATTagcttaactcgaaatcatctTACCAACTTTTGACCGCCAAATGTCACCTGGATTTGGATTTTTGTATTtgattgtattaaaaaaaattctccatTAATTTGAAAACTTAGATCTTATACAACAAATGAgaacacattttattttcaGAATCACAAATTAACAACATCAAGAAATACAAAAAACGAAACAGATTAAGAACAGAGCAAAGAAATTTACCTGGAAGACCAGAAGGAATTCTCCAGCTGAATGAAGCGAAGAAATCCGAAATATTAGCTTCCAGGAACCTTTCCCTGACGTAGCGTTCCACGGCGAGCTTGCTAGCAAATCCGCCGCGGAAAGAGGTTCGATTGGCAGGTGCAGAAAGACGAGGAGGAAGGTATAAATAACGGTCACGAAAATTACCGTTATTTGAGATCCTCTTACCAGCTTTCCACCGCCAAATATCACCGGGATTCAGAAAATTTTCCGGCGCATACGGCAAACCTACACCAGATTCTTCCGGCGGCACCGGCGTAAGATTTGAAAACTTTTTGCTTCCACCACCATTGTCGGAGTTTCCGTCAGACTCCATGATTGCTAGGGTTTGAAGGTTTTGCAGCGAAACGATGGATGTGAGAATTTGTTTGGTTGATGGATTTGAGATTTTAGTTGTGATATATATAGGAGAGTGTGGAGAAAGAAGATAAAGTTGAAAATGGAGGGAAAGGGAAAGTGAAAAACAATTTGAGATTGAAACAGAGAGAATGAAGAGAGAGTGAGATAGCAACTGTTTAGGACAGAGGTCAGAGATGATCGATCTCGTGTCTCatgtttatttgatatttttttccattttttttttcaattttgatataattttttttaaaaaaataatttattaattcattgagtttagtttttagattcgttaaattcaataaatataaaaattaattgtttgcttatatttaaaattggagaaaattaattttttacttatattttttttaatttctctaattttaaatataagcaaacaattaatttttagattaattgaatcTAACAAATCTAAAAACTAAATTCAATgaatcaataaattatttttataaaaaaatttatatcaaaatttgaaaaaaaaaattggaaaaaaatatcaaataaacatGAGACAGGAGATCGATCATCTCTGACCTCTGTCCTAAACAGTTGCTATCTCACTCTTTCTTCATTCTCTCTGTTTCAATCTCAAATTGTTTTTCACTTTCCCTTTCCCTCCATTTTCAACTTTATCTTCTTTCTCCACACTCTCCTATATATATCACAACTAAAATCTCAAATCCATCAACCAAACAAATTCTCACATCCATCGTTTCGCTGCAAAACCTTCAAACCCTAGCAATCATGGAGTCTGACGGAAACTCCGACAATGGCGGTGGAAGCAAACAGTTTTCAAATCTTACGCCGGTGCCGCCGGAAGAATCTGGTGTAGGTTTGCCGTATGCGCCGGAAAATTTTCCGAATCCCGGTGATATTTGGCGGTGGAAAGCTGGTAAGAGGATCTCAAATAACGGTAATTTTCGTGACCGTTATTTATACCTTCCTCCTCGTCTTTCTGCACCTGCCAATCGGACCTCTTTCCGCGGCGGATTTGCTAGCAAGCTCGCCGTTGAACGCTACGTAAGGGAAAGGTTCCCCAAAGCAAATATTTCGGATTTCTTCGCTTCATTCAGCTGGAGAATTCCTTCTGGTCTTCCAGGTAAATTTCTTTGCTCTGTTCTTAATCTGTTTCGTTTTTTGTATTTCTTGATGTTGTTAATTTGTGATTCtgaaaataaaatgtgttcTCATTTGTTGTATAAGATCTAAGTTTTCAAATCAatggagattttttttttaatacaatcaaataaaaaaattgaacaccCACACTAATTGTataatttgtattgttttattttttctgaagAAAAAAATCTGTTCAatgaactaaaaaaaatgtatttctGAGTTGTGTTTTGTGCAAGGGGTGCCCTTCAAAATTTAGGTCTGCTTttgttgttggtttttttttttgctttgtcCAGAGTTGTTTCAGAGCCTTAATTTTGATCAAGGTGTTTGTTAGTAGTGGCCATTGGTTAGggaaattgagt from Trifolium pratense cultivar HEN17-A07 linkage group LG1, ARS_RC_1.1, whole genome shotgun sequence includes these protein-coding regions:
- the LOC123898947 gene encoding late embryogenesis abundant protein D-34-like — its product is MSQEQPKRPQDPIKYGDVLPVSGDLAQKPVTPEDAAMMQSAESRILGHTQPGGVASVMQSAATRNEQAGIVGHRDVTDVTADRGVSVTETQVPGRRIITESVGGQVVGQFVEPTPVQAGLTGAVRESALTIGEALEATAHTVGDKPVEQSDAAAIQAAEVRATGSNVISPGGLASMAQSAAAYNADCPREEEKIKLGDVLSGATAKLPADKAATRQDAAGVASAERRNNPDATAIPGGVAASVAAAARLNENVTNVM